The following are from one region of the Lytechinus pictus isolate F3 Inbred chromosome 4, Lp3.0, whole genome shotgun sequence genome:
- the LOC129258987 gene encoding uncharacterized protein LOC129258987 has protein sequence MLTRTLRLGALRIGRILSCKSRFWPSLALVTIMLYVIGSLSFMLQDKSLSSLGFVHNSDTKLRELLDLPSLKDQPLSACKAKIKVIDDQALGDGCFFRDRLECDGMPTINSAFVDVVNRNVVFIGTHFQNDSWINDTFLCEFPDGNVSMVDPLIVDDRSMGAQPQYVFVMTCPVPAFYFISFLPHDLPAKLQVNLMKLSAPVQSYRYIPLCKAGWNKVHYVSICTMVNNVDEYFEDWLLYYRYMGIDHVYVYDNSKDGTLVGVLDRFISLGFVTIIPWAHTFTSTKTYLEVQIAHENDCLWRHRHDTDWILKIDVDEFMQPMFEAPTRLVDFLHGFEEKLPPSVGIVRVRNWFFSRPSSNVSKAIVSGHSVIERNPWRSPEPTREGRGREKCFIRPQWVHYFKIHAMKLGGDSVTLNPYTEIRLAHYRSENPRHRNFHIHKFIPDDSMVKLWKAINRWVLFTKDRVVVYGYRKQRYIT, from the coding sequence ATGCTCACCAGGACACTTCGTTTAGGTGCACTCCGCATTGGAAGAATTTTGTCATGTAAGTCGAGGTTCTGGCCCTCCCTTGCTCTAGTGACTATCATGCTTTATGTGATTGGATCATTGTCATTCATGTTGCAGGACAAATCTCTATCAAGTCTAGGCTTCGTACATAATTCCGATACAAAGCTCAGGGAACTTCTGGATTTACCAAGTCTTAAGGACCAACCGCTGTCGGCTTGCAAAGCTAAGATTAAGGTGATCGACGATCAGGCTTTAGGAGATGGTTGCTTCTTCCGTGACCGTCTAGAGTGCGACGGCATGCCGACAATCAATTCCGCTTTCGTAGACGTGGTCAATAGGAACGTCGTGTTTATAGGCACTCACTTCCAGAATGATTCGTGGATCAACGATACATTCCTTTGCGAATTTCCCGATGGCAATGTATCGATGGTAGATCCTTTGATTGTTGATGATCGCAGCATGGGTGCACAGCCGCAGTATGTCTTCGTCATGACCTGCCCGGTTCCGGCGTTCTACTTCATCTCTTTCTTACCACATGATCTTCCAGCCAAGCTTCAGGTAAATCTCATGAAACTTTCAGCTCCAGTTCAAAGCTATCGTTACATACCACTATGTAAAGCCGGATGGAATAAAGTCCATTATGTATCCATTTGTACGATGGTCAATAACGTCGATGAATACTTTGAAGATTGGTTGTTGTATTACCGTTACATGGGGATCGACCATGTATATGTTTATGACAATTCTAAAGATGGAACATTGGTAGGAGTTCTCGATCGCTTCATCAGCCTCGGGTTCGTCACCATCATCCCTTGGGCGCATACTTTCACATCGACAAAGACGTACCTCGAGGTCCAAATCGCTCATGAAAACGACTGCCTTTGGCGACATCGACACGACACGGACTGGATCCTTAAAATCGACGTCGATGAATTTATGCAGCCGATGTTCGAGGCACCCACCCGACTGGTCGATTTCCTGCACGGGTTTGAAGAAAAGCTACCGCCATCGGTAGGCATCGTCCGCGTTCGGAACTGGTTCTTTTCGCGTCCGTCGTCGAACGTTAGCAAGGCGATTGTGTCGGGACATTCCGTCATCGAGAGAAATCCTTGGCGGAGTCCCGAACCGACTCGAGAAGGGCGTGGTCGAGAAAAGTGTTTCATCCGTCCCCAATGGGTGCATTACTTCAAGATACACGCCATGAAACTCGGTGGTGACAGTGTGACGTTGAATCCCTATACTGAAATACGACTTGCACATTACAGAAGTGAGAATCCAAGGCATCGAAATTTTCACATTCACAAGTTCATCCCGGATGATAGCATGGTGAAATTATGGAAGGCAATAAATAGATGGGTCCTTTTCACCAAGGACAGGGTAGTTGTCTACGGGTATAGGAAACAGAGATATATAACATGA
- the LOC129258986 gene encoding probable tubulin polyglutamylase TTLL2, translated as MLSENHGCASPSNTKPLIFRINENGVGPEVVRDVLLDRGWEEFVEGEMEEFDWNLWWRTSRFRLCDYTDLMPWQRLNHFPKTIAITKKDTLARNMRRMKGVYGSAVFNFTPNGFNLPNDYTKFVAEYSKRQQADKESGKKTLWICKPADMSRGRGIFIFKDLSDLTYDCSAVAQRYITNPLLIGGYKFDLRIYVLVTSFNPLHIYMYQEGIVRFSTEKFDLSSLGNMFCHLTNTSINKLGPSYTAHKEGVGPGCKWSLTMLRNYFNQQGINDEVIWQRICNIVTLTMLAQAPTVPKSPGCVELFGYDILIDDNLKPWLLEVNFSPALGLDCTVDHNVKRPLINDILDLMHFEEGDENRGGEKFVKLKQKQVYNSNRHSFLMPSKRGFIPKSAVRDKPILDPVGKVNKAGSKSSLSKVSSRSRVTSGAKLAPITMGSVQKVPSNSAAKKQLSEEDYDDEIGAACKRTSSEVSLQDSKSSQDEQSCNEPNRSQLSKSGNGIQNILPSLEDARKQLDSRRELIRSQQRKRTPLSSPRRRPSSNSLGNPSSIELVGGRAEALSGISLSKSQSQLPPPSTGSCNTEPMQSNQYAKTSRRGGVLPSGNSQGSSLDQAQLKKKPALTKPLTSRTGLKMGARDGPPSIMRTEQGVQGSKAKSSMTPLQRVGDFVLTFPFNEATRRASAPSLDIRTIIKETQKMLRRTICKAQSSKQLTQGLLREKQVSGGSVKQEREVTVQWTPLISQPVMS; from the coding sequence atgTTGTCTGAGAATCATGGCTGTGCTTCTCCAAGCAACACAAAGCCACTGATTTTCAGAATCAACGAGAATGGTGTGGGACCTGAAGTGGTACGCGATGTCCTTCTGGATAGGGGATGGGAGGAGTTTGTGGAGGGTGAGATGGAAGAATTTGACTGGAACCTGTGGTGGCGCACCAGCCGCTTTCGCCTCTGTGACTATACAGACCTGATGCCATGGCAACGCTTGAACCACTTCCCAAAGACCATTGCAATCACCAAGAAGGACACCCTAGCAAGGAATATGAGACGGATGAAGGGTGTGTACGGGTCAGCAGTCTTCAATTTCACTCCAAATGGATTCAACCTGCCCAATGACTACACCAAGTTTGTTGCAGAGTACTCCAAAAGGCAGCAAGCGGATAAGGAATCTGGCAAGAAAACTTTGTGGATATGCAAACCTGCTGACATGTCCAGGGGGCGTGGCATCTTCATCTTCAAAGACCTATCTGACCTGACCTATGACTGCAGTGCAGTTGCCCAGAGGTACATCACAAACCCCCTTCTCATAGGAGGCTACAAGTTTGACCTTCGCATTTATGTGCTGGTAACCAGCTTCAACCCTCTgcatatctacatgtaccagGAAGGAATTGTTCGATTCAGCACAGAGAAGTTTGATCTGTCTTCTTTAGGGAATATGTTTTGCCACTTGACAAATACAAGCATCAACAAGCTAGGTCCTTCTTACACTGCTCATAAGGAAGGTGTAGGACCTGGATGCAAATGGAGTCTCACTATGCTGCGGAACTACTTCAATCAACAAGGTATCAATGATGAGGTCATCTGGCAGAGGATATGCAACATTGTAACATTGACCATGCTGGCTCAAGCACCTACAGTACCCAAGTCTCCTGGATGTGTGGAATTGTTTGGTTATGACATTCTAATTGACGATAATCTCAAGCCGTGGCTGCTTGAAGTAAACTTCAGTCCTGCGTTAGGGTTGGACTGCACTGTGGATCATAACGTCAAGAGACCACTTATCAATGATATTCTAGACCTCATGCATTTTGAAGAGGGAGATGAGAATCGCGGAGGGGAGAAGTTTGTGAAGCtcaaacaaaaacaagtttACAACTCAAATAGACACAGCTTTCTCATGCCAAGCAAGAGAGGGTTTATACCTAAGTCTGCAGTGAGAGATAAACCTATTCTTGATCCTGTAGGTAAAGTCAACAAAGCTGGGTCTAAATCATCCCTCTCTAAAGTTTCTTCAAGGAGTAGAGTTACGAGTGGTGCCAAGCTAGCCCCTATCACCATGGGCAGTGTTCAGAAGGTTCCTTCAAATTCAGCAGCTAAGAAACAATTATCAGAGGAGGACTATGATGATGAGATAGGGGCTGCTTGCAAGCGAACATCTAGTGAAGTAAGCTTACAGGATTCCAAATCATCACAAGACGAGCAGTCATGCAATGAACCCAATAGATCTCAGTTAAGTAAGTCTGGCAATGGCATTCAGAATATTCTACCAAGTCTGGAGGATGCCCGAAAGCAACTGGACAGCAGGAGGGAGTTGATACGTAGTCAGCAGCGAAAGCGCACTCCTCTTTCATCGCCTCGTCGGAGACCCTCATCCAACTCCCTGGGTAATCCTTCCTCCATTGAACTTGTTGGTGGCAGAGCGGAGGCATTATCGGGCATTTCTCTGAGCAAGTCGCAGAGTCAACTGCCCCCACCTTCCACAGGGTCATGCAACACAGAACCTATGCAGAGCAATCAATACGCAAAGACGTCCAGGAGAGGTGGCGTCCTTCCATCAGGCAACTCGCAGGGATCATCTTTAGATCAAGCACAGTTGAAGAAGAAACCTGCCCTGACAAAACCCTTGACATCCAGAACGGGTTTGAAGATGGGGGCCAGAGATGGTCCACCATCAATCATGAGAACTGAACAAGGTGTGCAAGGTTCCAAGGCGAAGTCTTCAATGACGCCCCTTCAAAGGGTTGGTGACTTTGTATTGACTTTTCCATTCAATGAAGCAACACGCCGTGCCAGTGCTCCATCTCTTGATATCCGTACCATCATCAAGGAGACCCAGAAGATGCTTCGAAGGACCATCTGCAAGGCTCAGTCCAGTAAGCAGTTGACTCAAGGCTTGTTGCGGGAAAAGCAAGTTTCTGGTGGAAGCGTCAAGCAAGAGAGGGAAGTTACAGTACAGTGGACCCCTCTGATATCGCAACCAGTTATGAGCTGA